One Plasmodium vivax chromosome 13, whole genome shotgun sequence genomic region harbors:
- a CDS encoding exopolyphosphatase, putative (encoded by transcript PVX_086330A): MIRNNELNCKHFDLFSYEDPELCEEEDLFESNQAPWFYHLTHLLELRKDDFKNIKSIVENEKKRGIEYSHILDIIDYQTYSDIMRKINSNMRNALSVYLFSCKYFLSKYSKNTESNGHVHFVFVFGNITADLDSVCSSIIYSFFLHIWYSLKSKTAKEKNSDVLKFFIPVINIKRSDMKLKILINWWLEKCEINNPEEILVFNDDKNLLEVLKNDHKYDICFVDFNDFEPNNMYNINNVKSIIDHHMLKEEAKNKRITKSIYPIYVCSCMVIIAYLYKHSSEFLGIPFINKNMMWLIYGTILRGYLKKNAKCDLVYSNNFAKGDFGKRWIQPDLSIFLSLKRFFRISNKMDIYITYSFNIMRFSINLKKFGIENLLFADYKDYNYELLKKKIKMRIASIDFSIDLLFSNEDVNRLVYKLHELCAENNFSIFILIGSYLNNYRLFKDMGIFFYNNDVNKDDLINALFLNKDIKLSKKGCKNITWGNDSKIFDTFQINNQCYSRKRLEYFLSEYFFSHG, translated from the exons ATGATACGAAATAATGAGTTGAATTGCAAACATTTcgatttattttcttatgaGGATCCCGAATTATGCGAGGAGGAAGATTTGTTTGAGTCTAACCAGGCACCGTGGTTTTACCACCTGACAcact TGCTAGAATTGAGAAAGGAtgactttaaaaatataaaaagcatcgtggaaaatgagaaaaagagAGGAATCGAGTACAGTCACATATTAGACATCATAGACTACCAAACGTATAGCGACATCatgcgaaaaataaattccaaCATGAGAAATGCCTTATCTGTTTACTTATTTtcatgcaaatattttttaagtaaataCTCCAAAAACACGGAATCCAACGGGCATGTGCATTTTGTGTTTGTGTTTGGGAACATCACGGCAGATTTG gATTCCGTTTGTTCGTCCATCATAtatagcttttttttgcacatatgGTATTCCTTAAAGAGCAAAACTGCCAAGGAGAAGAATTCAGATGTgctgaaattttttatccccGTGATTAACATTAAGAGGAGTGACATGAAGCTTAAAATTTTG atcAATTGGTGGCTGGAAAAATGTGAGATAAACAATCCGGAGGAAATCCTAGTCTTTAATGATGACAAGAATTTGCTAGAA GTTCTAAAAAACGACCACAAGTACGACATATGCTTCGTTGACTTTAATGACTTTGAGCCGAATAACATGTA CAACATAAACAACGTGAAATCCATAATTGATCACCATATGCTTAAGGAAGaggcgaaaaataaaagaataacaaAATCGATTTACCCTATTTATGTGTGCAGCTGCATGGTTATCATAGCCTATTTG TATAAGCATTCGAGCGAATTTCTTGGGATACCTttcattaacaaaaatatgatgTGGCTGATATATGGGACTATACTAAGgggttatttaaaaaaaaatgcaaaatgtgaCTTAGTTT ATTCTAACAATTTCGCAAAAGGGGATTTTGGAAAACGATGGATACAACC GGACTTGAGCATTTTCTTATCCTTGAAAAGATTTTTTCGAATATcaaacaaaatggacataTACATTACGTACAGTTTTAACATTATGAGGTTTTCcataaacttaaaaaaattt GGAATAGAAAACCTTTTGTTTGCCGATTACAAAGACTATAATTATGAgcttttaaagaaaaaaataaaa aTGAGAATTGCGTCCATAGATTTTAGCATAGATTTGCTATTTTCCAATGAGGATGTTAACCGTTTGGTTTATAAATTA cATGAGTTGTGCGCTGAAAAcaacttttccatttttatattaattggatcctatttaaataattata GACTGTTTAAAGACATGGGGATCTTCTTCTATAACAATGACGTGAACAAGGATG ATTTAATTAACGCCTTGTTTTTGAACAAAGACATAAAACTTTCCAAGAAAGGATGTAAAAACATAACCTGGGGAAATGACTCGAAAATATTTGACACCTTCCAAATT aACAATCAGTGCTACTCCCGCAAAAGATTAGAGTATTTTTTATctgagtattttttttcacatggcTAA
- a CDS encoding hypothetical protein, conserved (encoded by transcript PVX_086325A), protein MENICYRCSISGESLSDQAYLFFDGYFLNDFNHDTPDVKANQKSNIFLDNDKKRFSKYVEDQRISTKEGDLQNVYKKVYTNLYLCKMCNGLHNIDLILFYNKNSAFHHEVLKENSPISAEEEKNMNSVFNSIKSVLHLLNSIDIVFFFLYLHKTKQIFYKEENVTHNTFHRNCERIKKYILIPPQRRSNNFSNKQIRKIFAYFLIYFYLTFYHKICDGVSLSVAQTEFVINLYKQAVLIFNTHTGEHEAVKTNQSPETAHRSNSRRYRRYNKKRKITNGSGGAKETAILHNEEDDEAGDNDDNNLNDCFAKNEEETEEVEDKTNAASPSDERKNRELAPTDTLPTDEGQNRELDPTNTFPTLDVYISLNNLCICGYYNKYNKEMSQTKWFINNESQSALSVEECIYRIFKKTFRSVNSVFMASGREDKDVRMMSIGRPFVFVLKETKFSFLNFYLFFSNLKRMELTDTASGNSFEVKTIDQINLFLQQGNCADDNSLRDHMSISNEGNSPPQRVNDSYALLNKKDTISLYDLDSHKVLAEQTKGKTVKEQKIHSLNLSRNYNKELEVLLTGESIGVNEMENFNPIDTNDAKGDSQNGNCDLLNGCVPPNQATNLEILKKDVTQNANRDDNINNLVDVKFSNVAFSTNYALIKKIMKYGEERKKAYKCIIYHSSPMTKEKIEKINQDVLSYDKNDMCVISVMQKTPIRVLHRRSLLKREKKIFEFNLVFVHEHFSLLYLLAQSGMYIKEFVNGDRGRTFPNLKHFFGQDTFVNILNLDVSSFTYDLDVQ, encoded by the coding sequence atggAAAACATCTGCTATCGGTGTTCCATATCTGGAGAATCGCTAAGCGATCAGGCATACCTCTTTTTCGACggatattttttaaacgaTTTTAACCATGACACACCAGACGTGAAGGCAAATCAAAAGAGTAACATCTTTTTAGacaatgataaaaaaaggttttcAAAATACGTAGAGGATCAACGTATAAGCACGAAAGAAGGAGACCTGCAAAATGTGTATAAGAAGGTGTACACCAATTTATACCtatgcaaaatgtgcaacGGGCTACACAATATCGATTTGAtacttttttacaataaaaatagtGCTTTCCATCATGAAGTGTTAAAGGAAAATTCCCCCATCAGcgcagaagaggaaaaaaatatgaacagtgTCTTTAATAGCATAAAAAGTGTACTTCACCTTCTGAACAGTATTGACatagtttttttcttcctctactTACACAAAAcgaagcaaattttttacaaagaggaaaatgtTACCCATAACACATTTCACCGCAATTGTGAACgtataaaaaagtacattttaATACCTCCCCAAAGAAGAAGCAATAATTTTTCGAATAAACAAATTCGAAagatttttgcatattttttgatttatttttacttaacaTTTTACCATAAAATATGCGACGGTGTATCCCTAAGTGTGGCCCAAACTGAATTCGTCATCAATTTGTACAAACAAGctgtgttaatttttaatactcACACAGGTGAGCACGAAGCGGTAAAAACCAATCAGTCGCCTGAGACAGCGCACAGAAGTAACAGTCGAAGATATCGCcgttacaataaaaaaaggaaaataacaaatgGAAGCGGTGGGGCAAAAGAAACCGCAATATTGCACAATGAAGAGGATGACGAGGCTGGCGATAATGACGACAATAACCTTAATGACTGTTTTgccaaaaatgaggaagaaacTGAAGAGGTAGAAGACAAAACGAATGCCGCAAGTCCGTCCGATGAACGCAAAAATAGGGAACTAGCCCCCACAGACACACTTCCAACCGATGAGGGCCAAAATAGGGAATTAGACCCTACAAACACATTTCCAACCCTCGACGTATACATATCGCTTAACAACTTATGCATCTGTGGCTACtacaataaatataacaaagaAATGTCCCAAACCAAGTGGTTCATAAACAATGAGTCCCAAAGTGCACTGTCAGTGGAAGAATGCATTTATcggatttttaaaaaaacattccgATCGGTTAATTCGGTGTTTATGGCGTCCGGAAGGGAAGACAAAGATGTGCGAATGATGAGCATAGGAAGACCCTTCGTCTTTGTCCTGAAAGAAACGAAATTCTCCTTCCTAAATTTTTATCTCTTTTTTAGTAACTTAAAAAGGATGGAATTAACGGACACTGCTAGTGGTAACTCCTTTGAAGTTAAAACAATAGATCAGATAAACCTCTTTCTCCAACAAGGAAACTGTGCAGATGACAATTCTTTGAGAGACCACATGTCCATATCGAACGAAGGGaattcccccccgcagagagTTAACGACAGCTATGCACTgctaaacaaaaaagacACCATTTCGTTGTACGATTTAGACTCCCATAAAGTTCTTGCAGAACAGACAAAGGGTAAAACTGTGAAGGAACAGAAGATACACAGTTTGAACCTTTCGCGTAACTACAATAAGGAGCTGGAAGTTCTCCTAACAGGTGAGTCCATCGGGGtaaacgaaatggaaaattttaacCCAATTGATACAAATGATGCCAAGGGAGACTCCCAAAACGGCAATTGTGACCTTCTTAACGGATGTGTACCCCCAAACCAAGCGACCAATTTGGaaatcttaaaaaaagaCGTTACACAGAATGCCAATCGAGACGACAATATCAACAACCTTGTAGACGTAAAATTCAGCAACGTTGCTTTTAGCACAAATTATGccttgataaaaaaaattatgaagtatggtgaagagagaaaaaaggccTATAAATGCATTATATACCACTCCTCCCCAATGactaaagaaaaaattgaaaaaataaatcaagaCGTTTTAAGTTATGATAAAAACGACATGTGTGTAATTAGTGTAATGCAAAAAACTCCAATAAGGGTACTCCATAGAAGGAGTCTACTAAAacgggaaaagaaaattttcgaATTCAACCTCGTTTTTGTTCATGaacatttttccttattatatttattggcGCAATCAGGGATGTATATAAAAGAGTTCGTTAATGGAGACAGAGGGAGAACTTTTCCAAACTTGAAACACTTCTTTGGGCAGGACACGTTCGTGAATATATTAAACTTAGATGTTTCGAGTTTTACCTACGATTTGGATGTCCAGTAG